In Dromiciops gliroides isolate mDroGli1 chromosome 4, mDroGli1.pri, whole genome shotgun sequence, one DNA window encodes the following:
- the LOC122755921 gene encoding olfactory receptor 2H2-like produces the protein MNNRSSLGSFILLGFSDSPRLEKLLFVVVLISYFMTLVGNTLIIILSILDSKLHTPMYFFISNLSFLDLCFTTSCVPQLLSNLWGPEKTISFNGCAIQLFVFLALGTTECILLAVMAFDRYVAICQPLHYAIIVHPRLSQKLAAIAWIIGLLESVVQTPPTLRLPFCSHRRIDDFVCEVPALIRLSCEDTTYNEIQMAIASVLILVVPLTLILISYGAIVQTVLRINSAAGRNKAFGTCSSHLLVVSFFYSSVITVYLLPKNPYAQDQGKFFGLFYAVGTPALNPLIYTLRNKEVKGAFGRLLGKVKQPRES, from the coding sequence ATGAATAACAGAAGCTCCCTAGGAAGTTTTATTCTCCTGGGCTTCTCTGACTCTCCCAGGCTAGAGAAACTCCTCTTTGTGGTAGTACTGATTTCCTACTTCATGACTCTGGTTGGCAACACACTCATCATCATACTGTCTATCCTGGACTCCAAACTCCATACTCCCATGTACTTCTTTATTTCCAACCTCTCCTTCCTGGATCTCTGCTTCACCACAAGCTGCGTTCCCCAGTTGTTGTCCAACCTCTGGGGTCCAGAGAAGACCATCAGTTTTAATGGCTGTGCCATTCAGCTCTTTGTGTTCCTGGCCTTAGGGACCACTGAGTGTATCCTCCTGGCTGTCATGGCCTTTGACAGATATGTGGCGATCTGCCAACCCCTCCATTATGCCATCATAGTGCACCCCCGCCTTAGCCAGAAACTAGCAGCTATAGCCTGGATCATTGGACTATTGGAGTCTGTGGTCCAGACACCACCCACTCTTCGTTTGCCATTCTGCTCCCACAGAAGAATAGATGATTTTGTATGTGAAGTCCCAGCCCTTATCCGCCTTTCCTGTGAGGACACCACCTACAATGAGATCCAGATGGCTATAGCCAGTGTGCTCATCCTGGTTGTGCCATTGACACTCATTTTGATTTCCTATGGTGCTATTGTCCAGACTGTGCTAAGGATTAACTCAGCAGCAGGACGGAATAAAGCTTTTGGAACCTGTTCCTCCCACCTCCTGGTGGTCTCCTTCTTCTACAGTTCTGTCATCACTGTCTATCTCCTGCCAAAGAACCCCTATGCCCAGGACCAAGGAAAATTCTTTGGTCTTTTCTATGCTGTGGGGACTCCTGCACTAAACCCCCTCATATATACCCTGAGAAACAAGGAGGTGAAGGGGGCATTTGGGAGGCTGTTGGGGAAGGTCAAGCAACCAAGAGAGAGCTGA